A region of the Pseudobacteriovorax antillogorgiicola genome:
CGTTGGACTCGCAGCCTTCTCAATGGTTTTGAGTGTCTACAACTACGAAAACATATCGAAAAGCCTTGAGATGAAATCCCAGAGAACCCTTGAGTTAGGCGCACTTTCACTGAAGGGGCCTGTGTGGGATTACGATAGCGAAAATGTAGCGAAGATTGCAGAGGCGATTCTGCAAGACGCAGATGTCCTTGGTATCGAGGTAAGAGATAAAGACAACACCATCTTTTACCAAAGTGATATTGGCAAGAGGTACAAGACCTTAAGTCGATTGAAACGCTCCTCTCAAGTTATATATCTTGAAAAAGCTATGTATATGGATGAGCAGCCCATAGGCAGGGTTGCAATTGCCATTTCAAAAAAGTCCGCGTTCTACAATATCCGGCTAACGGTCTTGATCATCATCCTGTTTGCAATTATCGCATGCATGTCGATTATCTATTCGTTGCAGAGTAATATTAAATCTGTAATTGAGATTCCCATCAATCGTCTCACTGTTCGAGCTATTGATCTTGCCAAGGGCAATCTTGAAGATAGCATCGAAACGACGGGTAATGATGAGCTTGCTATTCTGTCAGGAACTCTAGAAGAAATGCGGCAATCAGTGAAGCGAAAGATTAGTGACCTGGATCTACTAAACGACTCTGGAGTTAAGGTTAATGCTGAAAATGGTCGTGAATTTATAATTAACTTTGCCAAAGGTATCTTTAAAGAATTTCTCGAAGCTGAAGCTGTGGCTTACTATCGTGCGACGAGCGATAAGTTAGAAACCCTTGGCACTGCATCAGTGTTCAAAACCCTGATCGAGGTTGATCAGGATATGAAATACATTATTTCATTTAAGACAACAAAAGTCTTTGAGGATGATGAAAGTATCAAAATATTTACGGATGAGAAGGTCGCTCGCTTGGTGGTCATTCCTATTGCATCACTAGAAAAGAATTTTGGATACATTTGCCTTACCGTAGAAGAAGAACTAAAGGACACAGCATTTATTTTTTGCGACTCTCTTGCGCGGATCATTGCAATTCGTTTGAATAGTATCGAGTTGCTAGAAATAATCGAAGAAAACAATCGAAATCTAGAGGCCACTGTCAAACTTCGAACAAGAGAATTACGGCATGCAAATGCCGAGATCAAAGCAATATTGAAGCATATCAGACAGGGTATATTCACAATTTCAGAAGGGCTCCAAGTGGACCCTGAGTACTCAGAGCATCTCCAGGAGATCTTAGAAACTAGAAACTTGGCTGGTAGCCATATCCGTGATGTTTTATTGGATCATTCTAACCTGAGCGGTGATCAAAAAGATCAAGTTTTAAGTACACTTGGCGTAGCCCTAGGTGACGATCCACTGACTTTTGAAGCGAATATGGACCTTCTGCCGAAAACGATTCAGTTTGAAGGTGAAAGGGCTAAGATCCTCGACGTCGATTGGCATCCTGTGTTGTCGGAAGGTGCTTTAACAGAAAAGATTATCATTACGGTTCGCGATATGACAGAGTTTAAGGAACTCGAATCAAAGGCGAAGCAACAAGAAGCACAAATTAGAATGATCGGCGAGCTTCTCGATATAGACAAAGAAAGATTTCGTCAGTTCAAGAGAGAATCCTTGGATCAACTAGACCTCTGTAATGATATTTTAGAGTCTGATCGGACTCACACTGAAGCGATTCCCCTACTATTTCGCAATATCCACACTGTCAAGGGTAACGCGAGACTAAAGGGTTTGAGCTATGTGAGTGATGAGGCTCATGGGCTTGAATCGCTCCTTGATACCTATCGTCAGAACCCACATACAAAGGTTGAGCGTAGATTGATTAAAAAAGGGATCGAAGCTATCAGAGCTAAGGTATTAGTGTACTCTGACTTCTTTGAGAACCATCTTTTAAAGCACGAGAAAGATACCGATCAAGTTGTGATCGATCAGCTGGAAAGTGTTATTGGTCTATTGCACGAAGAAATTCAGAGTGTACCTATACAACAATCTCTCGCTATATTGAGCCGTATTGTCAACCAACACGACGGGCAAGAACACCTTCACGATATAATCAACGTTTATGTTCATAAGATCAGCGACGTCGCCGAAAAACTCAGTAAGCCAGCACCGCAGTTTCACATAACCATGGCGGATATACCATTAGACGACGATCGGGCGAGTCTTGTTAGGAAAATCTTGCCGCACCTTATGAGCAATAGTTTGAGCCATGGAATCGAAAAACCAAAAGATCGCATGCTAGATGGCAAAGCCGAGCAGGGTCAAATTTTCATCCAAGCTGCTGTTCATGAAGGTCAACTGCAAATCGAATACTGGGATGATGGCAAGGGTCTCGATCTTGAAAAACTCCGTAAACGCGGCCGAGATAGCAATTCTATTGCGAATGACGCCAGTGACTTCGAGATTGCAAATCTCATTTTTACATCGGGAATTTCCACGACATCATCGACCAATGATATATCAGGTCGGGGGGTTGGTTTAGATGCTGTAAAATCTTTTATCGAAGAGGTTGGAGGTCAGGTAGCCCTATCACTCGTTGAAGGTGATGAGCGAACTCGGCAACGATTTCGCTTTCATATCAGCTTACCGATAAGCCAAGATCAACTCTTAGTAGGCTGACCTGCTCCCAATAGGATTTTAGATCGCGTAACCGATAGTCCATTCAAGTGCTGGCAGGCCAATACTCAGTCCTTCCGATTGGATGTACTGAACACCACCACCTACTGAGGTGTTGAAGTTTTCCCACATCCATTGATAACCGCCAATCACTCCGACATTTGCTACTGTCGACCCGATATCATCATGGGACGACGTTACGGTTGCCAATCCTGTGAAAGCTTTTAGGTAGCCAGTATCCTCGAAGACTCCCGAAAAGTAGTAGCCAGCTTCTAGATTTGCGCCGACAGCTGTAATGTCATCATCATCCCATCTCAATCGAGACATAGAACCGGAAACTCCCATACCCACATTTTCGCTCAATTGAAAAACAACACCAATATTAGGTACACCTAGAGCCAGTGACAATGGATCAGTTTTAATATTATATGTTTTCTCTGTCGCAAAAGACGTTGAGCTTGCTAGTAGTGATAGAAGGCCCGCGAGGGCTAGTGTTTTAATTTTCATCTTGGTCCTTAATTCCAGTAGTTATCGTACACTGCTGGACTAAGAGCAAGAGGTGGACCGTTTCTATTTCGATCAAAAAATCAAATAAATATAACCAGTTAATCTTTGTGTGCTGATTTGGAGTAGTGTAGTCTGTGTAGGGAAGGTTACGGTGGCGAGCCTGGCCTTGTAATTCTTTGTCTCTATTGTGCTTTCTAAGTCACAGGGCTAGGAAGCAGCTTGGGCTGCCTCCTCGCGATGCGCTATTAAGTTGGGTCCACAAGATAAGCAATGATTGCTTCGGCCATCCCATTATTTGGGAAGTTGGCGTTGATGCCAGCAGCCACATGGGGCGCGATGTTCGCTGCACCTACAAGCAAGGCTGGATCTCTGGCATTGAGCGTCGTTGCAGCCGGAGCCATGTGACAACCCATGCAATTATTATCGTAGATTTCTTTACCCTGGGCCTTGAGTAGGGCTGCCGCCTGTGCCTCTGCT
Encoded here:
- a CDS encoding DUF3575 domain-containing protein, which produces MKIKTLALAGLLSLLASSTSFATEKTYNIKTDPLSLALGVPNIGVVFQLSENVGMGVSGSMSRLRWDDDDITAVGANLEAGYYFSGVFEDTGYLKAFTGLATVTSSHDDIGSTVANVGVIGGYQWMWENFNTSVGGGVQYIQSEGLSIGLPALEWTIGYAI
- a CDS encoding ATP-binding protein; protein product: MVKYRKISEKLSLKTILVVVVGLAAFSMVLSVYNYENISKSLEMKSQRTLELGALSLKGPVWDYDSENVAKIAEAILQDADVLGIEVRDKDNTIFYQSDIGKRYKTLSRLKRSSQVIYLEKAMYMDEQPIGRVAIAISKKSAFYNIRLTVLIIILFAIIACMSIIYSLQSNIKSVIEIPINRLTVRAIDLAKGNLEDSIETTGNDELAILSGTLEEMRQSVKRKISDLDLLNDSGVKVNAENGREFIINFAKGIFKEFLEAEAVAYYRATSDKLETLGTASVFKTLIEVDQDMKYIISFKTTKVFEDDESIKIFTDEKVARLVVIPIASLEKNFGYICLTVEEELKDTAFIFCDSLARIIAIRLNSIELLEIIEENNRNLEATVKLRTRELRHANAEIKAILKHIRQGIFTISEGLQVDPEYSEHLQEILETRNLAGSHIRDVLLDHSNLSGDQKDQVLSTLGVALGDDPLTFEANMDLLPKTIQFEGERAKILDVDWHPVLSEGALTEKIIITVRDMTEFKELESKAKQQEAQIRMIGELLDIDKERFRQFKRESLDQLDLCNDILESDRTHTEAIPLLFRNIHTVKGNARLKGLSYVSDEAHGLESLLDTYRQNPHTKVERRLIKKGIEAIRAKVLVYSDFFENHLLKHEKDTDQVVIDQLESVIGLLHEEIQSVPIQQSLAILSRIVNQHDGQEHLHDIINVYVHKISDVAEKLSKPAPQFHITMADIPLDDDRASLVRKILPHLMSNSLSHGIEKPKDRMLDGKAEQGQIFIQAAVHEGQLQIEYWDDGKGLDLEKLRKRGRDSNSIANDASDFEIANLIFTSGISTTSSTNDISGRGVGLDAVKSFIEEVGGQVALSLVEGDERTRQRFRFHISLPISQDQLLVG